From Danio rerio strain Tuebingen ecotype United States chromosome 2, GRCz12tu, whole genome shotgun sequence:
TAACCGGTCATTTCGCAAAGCAAACCGTCTTCTGTTTTCATTACGTCGTACAGAACTATATCCTTGATGCTAGCCACAATACTGACCACCCAAACAGCGGCGGATGATCCGAATGCATATGCCATTCTCCTGCTCTGGGCTGCTGCGATGGAGTGGACCACGGCTAAATAGCGGTCAAAAGTCATGAGGGTGAGGAAAAGGATGGAGCTGTTGAAGCCGACTGAGTAACAGCTGCCGACAAACTTGCAAAGATTCTTACCGAAGATCCATTCGGATTTGTGGTAGACTGCCCAAAAGGGAAGACTGGAGGCGAAGATGAGATCTGATATCACGAGGTTGAGTAAGAAGATATTGGTGACCGTGCTGAGCTTCTCGAACTTGTAGATGATACACAGCACCAGTCCATTCCCAAGCAAGCTCAGCAAGAAGTTAATATAGTAAAACGCTGGAAGAAATGCAGCACTGAATCGAATCACATCGGCTTTCTTGCATAAAATTACCTCTGCGGTTACGATGCTGCCTTCATAGGTCTCCTCACTGTATGTCTCGTTGAAAAAACTCTCGAAATCACTCCAATTAGTGTCAACCATTTTTGGTGTCTTGCAGTCTGCTGGAATAAAATCGATATGATTAGTATGCATCTTTAAATTGAGGTTATTCTGAGATCATCATATGTTTGGCTTCACTCACCGATGGCTTGAGTAAAGGAGCGAGTGTGAAACTCTCCGCAGCTTAGAATAAACTGACGCAAGCGAGATGTAGGCTACCGAGAAAAACCCAGCAGCACACATCCTGAAACTGAAGAGTGTT
This genomic window contains:
- the ccr12a gene encoding chemokine (C-C motif) receptor 12a isoform X1; translated protein: MVDTNWSDFESFFNETYSEETYEGSIVTAEVILCKKADVIRFSAAFLPAFYYINFLLSLLGNGLVLCIIYKFEKLSTVTNIFLLNLVISDLIFASSLPFWAVYHKSEWIFGKNLCKFVGSCYSVGFNSSILFLTLMTFDRYLAVVHSIAAAQSRRMAYAFGSSAAVWVVSIVASIKDIVLYDVMKTEDGLLCEMTGYNQTFLTKWELIGYYQQFFLFFMVPLIIVLYCYVRITIRIMYTRLMEKCRAVKLIFIIVFTFFICWTPYNVVILLKAIKTYFKVQNDCSNALDYALYVTRNFAYLYCCISPVFYTFLGKKFQSHFLKLLSKRIPCLKIDAMWSTQSSKNTSFRSPNTDF